The Anticarsia gemmatalis isolate Benzon Research Colony breed Stoneville strain chromosome 18, ilAntGemm2 primary, whole genome shotgun sequence DNA window gtttcaatgttataaataagaacaGATTAAGAGTTGATTACATATATTCTAATTACTACTAGGTAGAGTAGCACCACACATGTACGCTCGGTGCACGGTTCGGAACGTTGCGCATGTGTGTCGCTAACTTTTGAATGGtatcaccaaaataaaaataaatgatggtACGAATatcactaaatattattaaaattattgtacctTAAGGAATATTTCAATACTATCCCTGCCAACATCGTTGACTGCTATGCAAATGTATGAACCTTCGTCGGAATAACGCACTTTAGGCACGTAGAGATAACTCGACGAGTTACTTCTGTGAACGAtaacataatgatatttttacatttcaaattaaCATAGCTaacgaaaaaatgttttagaatagCAGGATTCAAAGATTCCTATATTTATAATAGGACacgatatttaaaacaaaacagtctTTGGTTTTATCGATCCTTTGCAGTTTAACTTTTTCAAGTGTGTAGTTTCATCAATCTAATAAATATCGAATTTTAAGTAcgcaactttttttttaagaaatagaTTAACTCTTAAAAAATTTGAGGATTTACTGGCGCAATTGATTCACTAACTATGGaagagaaataattttaacttaaatacggaattatttatttctactacTGTActgtttgtatttgtttgtgtaGTGGTTCTTACCTCTTCAAAATCCTGGTGGTAGAGTCAACAGCAGTGAACTCCCACTTGGTTGTGGGCACAGGGTTGCCATAATTAACGTTGCAGTACAGTGTAACATCGGCACCGGCTCTCACAGTCATTGTCTTCGGCCTCGGTTCTATGAAAggtttaactaaaaaaaaagtgAAGCGAATAAGGGATTTGCATTTCTATACAAGTTTTACCAGTCGAGCTGCGATGAGAAACTTTGTGTATCATTTTGGATTTTCCAGTGATTTTTAATGCGAAATTCCCAATAGGATAAGTACTGTAGAGATAAGGATGAGTGCAAAAAAACGGGCTTTCGGTGAAAAAAAAAGCAGATAACATTCTTGACCGCTATTCTCTGTGTTATTTTGTTGTAGTAAAGATTGGTAAAACCCGATGTTTGAAGTGTTGTGAGTTTGAGAATGGTgagatttataagaaaaaaaaaattaaatcaattaatttacctaataCGTTCACTGTTATAGTTATCTCTGCTTTGCCTATGTTGTTTTCAGCTATACAATGGTAGTTTCCGGAATCTCGCCACAGGGCTTTAAATCTGGAATATAATCATTATCGTggattttatattcataaagcGAGTATGCACTAAAAATCGTCAGTAGTATTTATTCCTGAGTAGGGTAAAGCAAGCAGGGACTTACTCGCAGAAAGTATTCAAAGCAAACTTATATTTTCTGAAGcagttatttatctatactaatattataaagctgaagagtttgtttgtttgtttgtttgaacgcgctaatctctggaactactggtccgatttaaaaaattctttcagtgttagatagtccatttattgaggaaggctataggctatataccatcacgctacgaccaataggagcagagtagaaataaaatatgttacaaaaacggggaaaatgttgacccattcgctcttatgtgacgcaagcgaagttgcgcgggtcagctagttacatatAAAACTTACCTGTGCGTGTTATGTTCATCAGTATAGTGCCTGTGGTCCAAGTGAATGATGACGTCATCTTGCGACATCTCCCAGCGAACCGCAGCAGTGGGGGACGCAGTGACATTACAGGGCAGTGCTACGTCATCATCTTCTTTTACAACTACAGTAGTAGACTCACTGTATAATATTGCCGGTGGAGCTGCAATTTGTATCATATTAATAACGGCTATTGACATAAAAAGAAAGACACTCAATTTACGACCAGtatcttcatacatatctaaacAGCTCAAGCGATTGCCTTCAATTTGACTTTTATTTGAACTCGttaagaaacaaatttgactgtcaattttttatttattcctatagtttggctgttacttttgatgaagaaactggccgttagtATTCTTACATTGAACAGTAACAGTGATATCAACGTAGTCTTGTCCTTGGATATTGTCAGCGAGGCATCGGTATACTCCGTTATGTTCAGTCTGAGCGGACGAGATTTTCAATTTACTGTCTTCCACGAGCACAGAGTCAGGTAAAGAACCAAAATCCTCGCTGCCCTCAGACCTGAACTGCCAAGTTATCTCCGGCGACGGTTTACCTTTAGACACACTGGAAATATAATGTTGATGTAGAGCAAACTACTGCAATAATCGTTTTAATTTGACATCGCATAATATGACATAACATACTCGTATAATCAagatcttaataaaataatacaaaaaaaatataagactaCTCTTAAGAGTACAAATAAGtgagtaatattttgttaggCAATTTATTTGCTTAATTACCTGCATTCAATAACAGACCAATCGCCATGTCTCAGAACAATATTCGTATTTTCTACTTTTAATTGAGGTTCCTCTGAAAATCAagagtttaaaatctttatttttattaattatttaagagcAGATACACAAGTAGTGACGTAAATTTAGACAATAACAACATTAATTAGGTCCTCTGCAGAAGTTAATTTATAGTTACGATAGACCCACACGTAGGGTAATAAGTTAAATGCATGACTGGCTCTACGTATTTTACAATCATTGAAAATTTCTTTACGAGAAACATAGAAACAACCTTTTTATTTGATTCCTGATTTAGATTGGGTATCTTAGCGGGACGGAGGCCGTGGGAATATGTAAAGTAGTCAtagctcatagccagttgtgctcaccggtcattctttagatgggtgaccgcatagtggtatttgaaatgagcgtctccgtgattcaGAAGGTAcgcaaaaagtcggtcccggttgttgtcatataagaaaacagtcgttaagccacgctAAAGGCATTTCGGGCGTCTTGAACCACTTTTacactaggttcaccactaaccatacgatagatagatagtcaTACCTAGTCCAGATATAGCGACGGTAGCCGTATAACTAGTTGAATTAACTTCGTTGCTCACTTCACATCTATATTCGCCCACATTATTCAGGCTCATTCGTTTTATAACTAAAGCAGACTCTTCTATGGCTATTTCTGTATTGTCTGTCGTTACCAGGCTGTCGTTGTGGTACCATTTGACTTCAGCCTCGGGGTATGCAGACACTtgacagaatagtttaccttcTGTGTCGTATTCTATTGACTGGTCTGTAATATGAACgcgaaaaaagaaaatgaatttttaaatttttcttaatataattaattgttgttgTAAATGGATTCATAATTAAGAACATATccttaattaacaatttatgtaaaagtaaaatgtggttaaaatcaaaaaataaccaaaaacgATCTTCTCCCGTGGGTACTATCAAACAGCGACTTTCAGACGTAATATGTTAGGAGCGCTCATCAGctctacaaacaaaatttactcGGTTATATTAGTAGGAAATCTCGCGGAATACCACATAAATTTACACTACTTACTAATTTACTACTTTTAATTCAGGTCCACCGTATAATCAGAAATTCTTACCTTCAGGAGTTTGCAATACCTGGAAAACGTATGGCCTGTGCACAATTATATCGATACTTTGTGAGTCTTCTCCCTCAGCGTTCCTACATTTGCAGTGAACAGAAAAACTAGTCGTAACGCTATCAATGTGataatatgttatgtatgtagatGGTATTTCTAGTAAGACGCCCTGAAATTATGAAATCATCAGTATTTCAAAGCTTCTAGATCACAAGTTTCACAGTCGATTATACTAAGTCACGACCTTTAAactgtaaattattatgtttgagatttcaaactttttaaattgcTAACTGTAACGTGGGTATGATATATACTGCTTCTTCTTTAACACTTTTACTgctcaacacatttttttaccttctatattaagaaaaacataGTTAAGTAAAGAGAGACATAGCTATTAAGAAAGTGCTTGCCTCAGATGTGTCAGTCCCTCCATTGTCATCTTCCCACGACACAGTAGGTTTTGGATAACCGAGTACTTTACACGCTAGTGTAGCATTGTGACCATATTCCACTGTTAGCGATGTTCCTTCTAATATTTCAGCCTTAGGTCTTACCCATCTTGTGTCTATCACTAGAAATAGATACATCATCATCAATGACTTGTGTCTAtctaccgtaaaacggggtgaatagaaacaattttcaactttgtcctaaaaatttgtagcgaataacttgttatttttattgtcaggttgttttatatcatgtccggcgccatgaagaaagagttaaaaccatatttgtccaaaaatatgcatagttttacgatatttcattaaaaaaatggtcaatttctattcacccagcgataggggtgaatcgaaacgaccaaaggggtgaatggaaaaattgtgttttaaaacgttttttcagttaacaatattgtatctttatagataaatatacacctaaagagataaacacttcaaacaactcattagaaaagaaattccactttaaatccaaagttttgaaaaaaatgtatggaccattaaggcattcgaggacggttgactttgaagcaattttttgggtataaatatcaatttaaacatttaaacaattatgacaccgcagagaagtaatatcgacgtgtaatcatttcaaatttgaacaaaattcttaaacgaggagtactcaaacattgggcttgaaaactttcctgattttttttctattcaccccgcgaattctattcaccccgttttacggtactggCAGATGATTCACATACAAGactactaaaataaatgtaccTTACACTATTGTCGGCCCCATGTAACAGTAGCCGAGTCTACTGCCAAACAGCGTGCATATAATTGAAAACTTATTAGAAAATTAATGAGAATAATCCAATAAAAGTGCCTCACTCGAAAATCTAATACTGACTTTATGA harbors:
- the LOC142980397 gene encoding hemicentin-1-like, producing MLFKYIIILYFLWFSKLVCCDKSFTLVVDTTVSMQEELDIIKVNLASAIDVYGHAGLSDYIIVPFNDPGVSETVVTLTPRDLISAINRLTVSGGRECPENSLAGIERALLLSKPGSNIFLFTDAYSKDFDKLTAIENLCKNTKSQVVIFLTGFCLPSPPTINAQVYYDVAKACSGTVFRLDTPDLRQVFKYIKEVINVDWTEVISYDTFTNQKQLSISVDSFTKTILLAVSGEYPTVELSPVLNSSSSFEHIVESRHTQVLRLEASPGEYKVAIRCGGTTSAILYKKRQLPLQIGFSSVQPRNIRETSRRPMPGRTNYMLIEVSENFQLESIEIEVYNEPKKALELETLSTDVYLTNTFVEPDKSFRLWIEGTDKASYEKIGGTTESFVPQMTVIDTRWVRPKAEILEGTSLTVEYGHNATLACKVLGYPKPTVSWEDDNGGTDTSEGVLLEIPSTYITYYHIDSVTTSFSVHCKCRNAEGEDSQSIDIIVHRPYVFQVLQTPEDQSIEYDTEGKLFCQVSAYPEAEVKWYHNDSLVTTDNTEIAIEESALVIKRMSLNNVGEYRCEVSNEVNSTSYTATVAISGLEEPQLKVENTNIVLRHGDWSVIECSVSKGKPSPEITWQFRSEGSEDFGSLPDSVLVEDSKLKISSAQTEHNGVYRCLADNIQGQDYVDITVTVQSPPAILYSESTTVVVKEDDDVALPCNVTASPTAAVRWEMSQDDVIIHLDHRHYTDEHNTHRFKALWRDSGNYHCIAENNIGKAEITITVNVLVKPFIEPRPKTMTVRAGADVTLYCNVNYGNPVPTTKWEFTAVDSTTRILKRSNSSSYLYVPKVRYSDEGSYICIAVNDVGRDSIEIFLKVQ